Proteins encoded by one window of Sediminicoccus rosea:
- a CDS encoding peptide ABC transporter substrate-binding protein: MIRWLVALACLALPALAQAQRDTLTIGITQYPSTLHPNIENMVAKSYVLGFTRRPVTAYDADWQLICLLCETIPTLENGLAVRETTPDGKPGLRVTWRLREGLRWGDGTPVTTEDLRLTYDAGREGATGIGPAEFFRSAYEFIAEDARSFTLRFDRVTFQFASLGDFAPLPAHLERARWQSDPRSYRTRTLYDTEPTNPGLWNGPYRIVQVQAGSAITLERNPHWSGAAPAFRRIVIRTVESTPALEAQLLAGQVDMIAGELGLPVEQASALIRRTGSRFRAEYRPGLIYEHLDLNLDVPALSDRRVRQALLLALDRGQIVARLFEGRQTVAQTSVNPLDWPHDADVRRYGHDPARAAALLTEAGWTSGPDGIRRNAEGQRLSFELLTTAGNRSREAVQQVIQAQWRQVGVEARIRNEPPRVLFGETLSRRRFQGAAMFAWVSAPESVPRSSLHSDEIPRAERNWSGQNYAGFRNAEMDALLEALPQELDRERRRALWHRLQAIYAEELPALPLWFRQDAHLWPAWLDGVRPTGHLNPSSLWVEAWRVR; this comes from the coding sequence TTGATCCGCTGGCTTGTCGCGCTGGCCTGCCTCGCGCTTCCCGCGCTGGCGCAAGCCCAGCGCGACACGCTGACCATCGGCATCACGCAGTATCCCTCGACGCTGCACCCCAACATCGAGAACATGGTGGCGAAGTCCTATGTGCTGGGCTTCACCCGCCGTCCGGTCACCGCCTACGACGCTGACTGGCAACTGATCTGCCTGCTCTGCGAGACGATCCCCACCCTGGAGAACGGCCTCGCCGTCCGGGAGACGACGCCCGACGGCAAGCCTGGCCTGCGCGTCACCTGGCGCCTGCGCGAGGGGCTGCGCTGGGGCGATGGCACGCCCGTCACCACCGAGGATCTGCGCCTCACCTATGATGCCGGGCGCGAGGGTGCGACGGGCATCGGCCCCGCCGAGTTCTTCCGCTCCGCCTATGAATTCATCGCCGAGGACGCGCGCAGCTTCACCCTGCGATTCGACCGCGTGACCTTCCAGTTCGCGAGCCTCGGCGATTTCGCGCCCTTGCCCGCGCATCTGGAGCGCGCCCGCTGGCAGTCCGATCCGCGCAGCTACCGCACACGCACCCTGTATGACACGGAGCCCACCAATCCCGGCCTCTGGAACGGGCCTTACCGCATCGTCCAGGTGCAGGCCGGTTCCGCCATCACGCTGGAGCGCAACCCGCATTGGTCCGGCGCTGCCCCCGCCTTCCGCCGCATCGTGATCCGCACGGTGGAGAGCACCCCGGCGTTGGAAGCGCAGCTGCTGGCCGGCCAGGTGGACATGATCGCGGGCGAACTGGGCCTGCCGGTCGAGCAGGCGAGCGCGCTGATCCGCCGCACCGGCAGCCGCTTCCGCGCCGAATACCGCCCCGGCCTGATCTATGAGCACCTGGACCTGAACCTCGATGTCCCGGCGCTGTCGGATCGCCGCGTGCGCCAGGCGCTGCTGCTGGCGCTGGATCGCGGGCAGATCGTGGCCCGCCTCTTCGAGGGGCGGCAGACCGTGGCACAGACCAGCGTGAACCCGCTCGACTGGCCGCATGACGCGGATGTCCGCCGATATGGGCATGACCCGGCGCGCGCCGCCGCCCTGCTGACGGAGGCGGGCTGGACGTCGGGCCCCGACGGCATCCGCCGCAATGCCGAAGGCCAGCGCCTCTCCTTCGAGCTGCTGACCACCGCCGGCAACCGCTCGCGCGAGGCGGTGCAGCAGGTGATCCAGGCGCAGTGGCGGCAGGTGGGCGTGGAGGCGCGCATCCGCAACGAGCCGCCGCGCGTGCTCTTCGGCGAGACGCTCTCCCGCCGCCGCTTCCAGGGGGCGGCGATGTTCGCCTGGGTCTCGGCGCCGGAGAGCGTGCCGCGGTCGAGCCTCCATTCGGACGAGATCCCGCGCGCCGAGCGCAACTGGTCCGGCCAGAACTACGCGGGTTTCCGCAATGCCGAGATGGACGCGCTGCTCGAAGCCCTGCCGCAGGAGTTGGACCGCGAGCGCCGCCGCGCGCTGTGGCACAGGCTGCAGGCGATCTATGCCGAGGAACTGCCGGCGCTCCCGCTCTGGTTCCGGCAGGATGCACATCTCTGGCCGGCCTGGCTCGATGGCGTGCGGCCGACGGGACATCTCAATCCCTCCAGCCTCTGGGTCGAGGCGTGGCGGGTGCGCTGA